The following coding sequences are from one Candidatus Zixiibacteriota bacterium window:
- a CDS encoding DUF362 domain-containing protein, with amino-acid sequence MNRREFLTEAGRLATLAIVAGQPGLISLGCQSAGYRRASGPKPDFLVPPDPRLPGVVLARDEDHAAALGAALEGIGGIRRFIQPGERVLLKPNAAWDRVPAQAVNTNPLVVGEMVRQCRLAGAAEVLVTDHGGPRPEEAFTRSGIAAAVAQNGGRVIYLEEDDFLEDDLGGRFIGAWPVLRHVFEVDRFINMPIAKHHGLVAGTASMKNFFGAIGGVRDVLHDQLDQAIVDLAAYFRPTLTVIDATRVLMRHGPGGGAFEDVAVRNAVICATDQVAGDSCAAGFLGAAGRDIRHIILAAQQGLGEIDYRRAGFLELGGI; translated from the coding sequence ATGAACCGCAGGGAATTCTTGACCGAGGCCGGGCGCCTAGCCACGCTGGCCATCGTCGCCGGTCAACCTGGACTGATCAGCCTGGGCTGTCAGTCGGCCGGGTATCGGCGAGCCTCCGGTCCCAAACCCGACTTCCTCGTCCCGCCCGATCCCCGTCTTCCGGGCGTCGTTCTTGCCCGCGACGAGGATCATGCGGCGGCGCTGGGCGCCGCCCTCGAGGGGATCGGCGGCATTCGGCGCTTCATCCAGCCGGGAGAACGGGTCCTCCTCAAACCGAACGCCGCCTGGGATCGCGTGCCGGCGCAGGCGGTCAACACGAATCCGCTCGTGGTGGGGGAGATGGTGCGCCAGTGCCGCCTTGCAGGCGCCGCCGAGGTCCTCGTCACCGATCATGGCGGCCCGCGACCAGAGGAGGCTTTCACCCGCTCCGGCATCGCCGCCGCCGTCGCACAGAACGGCGGCCGGGTGATCTATCTTGAGGAGGACGATTTTCTGGAGGATGATCTGGGCGGCCGCTTCATTGGCGCCTGGCCGGTCCTGCGCCACGTTTTCGAGGTCGACCGCTTCATCAACATGCCGATCGCCAAACACCACGGCCTCGTCGCCGGCACCGCCTCGATGAAGAACTTCTTCGGCGCTATCGGCGGTGTCCGCGACGTGCTCCACGATCAGCTCGACCAGGCGATTGTCGATCTGGCCGCCTACTTCCGGCCTACCCTCACGGTGATCGATGCGACCCGCGTGCTCATGCGGCACGGCCCGGGGGGCGGTGCGTTCGAGGATGTCGCCGTCCGCAATGCGGTGATCTGCGCTACCGACCAGGTCGCCGGTGACTCCTGCGCCGCCGGTTTCCTCGGCGCCGCCGGCCGCGACATTCGCCATATCATCCTCGCCGCGCAGCAGGGCCTTGGCGAGATCGACTACCGCCGCGCCGGGTTCCTCGAACTGGGCGGCATCTAG
- the eno gene encoding phosphopyruvate hydratase: MSDYEFIHARQIFDSRGTPTVEVDVILSDGTLGRAAVPSGASTGAHEAVELRDGDKSKYLGKGVQKAVDNVNEKIAPALLKDGIDPYDQVAVDNYLIGLDGTENKGKLGANALLGVSLATAKAAAESRGRFLYEYIGGCNCKLLPVPMMNIINGGKHADNNVDLQEFMIMPVGAGSLSEALRMGSEVFHHLKKVLAAKKYNTAVGDEGGFAPDLKSNEEALQVIMEAIAKAGYQPGEQIRIALDPASTEFYDAKSGKYNLKAEGKKLSSSEMIDFYERLCDKYPIISIEDGLAEDDWKGWKEMTERLGSRIQLVGDDLFVTNIKRLGRGIAEGIANSILIKLNQIGTLTETLDAIRMAQHAGYTAVVSHRSGETEDATIADVVVATSAGQIKTGSMSRTDRIAKYNQLLRIEEQIGKYAEYPGMNAFSSVRR, translated from the coding sequence ATGTCGGACTACGAATTCATTCATGCGCGACAGATTTTCGACTCACGCGGCACGCCCACGGTGGAGGTCGATGTGATCCTTTCGGACGGCACGCTCGGGCGGGCCGCCGTGCCGTCGGGGGCCTCGACCGGGGCGCACGAAGCGGTCGAACTGCGCGATGGCGATAAAAGCAAGTATCTCGGCAAAGGGGTGCAGAAGGCGGTCGACAACGTCAACGAGAAGATCGCCCCGGCGCTGCTCAAAGACGGGATCGATCCGTACGATCAGGTGGCGGTCGACAACTACCTGATTGGGCTCGACGGGACCGAGAACAAGGGGAAGCTCGGGGCCAATGCCTTGCTCGGCGTGTCGCTGGCGACGGCGAAAGCGGCGGCCGAGTCGCGCGGCCGGTTTCTCTACGAGTACATCGGGGGCTGCAACTGCAAGCTCCTGCCGGTGCCGATGATGAACATCATCAACGGGGGCAAGCACGCGGACAACAATGTCGACCTGCAGGAGTTCATGATCATGCCGGTGGGCGCGGGGAGTCTCAGCGAGGCGCTCCGCATGGGCTCCGAGGTGTTCCACCACCTGAAAAAAGTGCTGGCCGCCAAGAAGTACAACACGGCGGTGGGGGACGAAGGGGGCTTCGCTCCGGATCTCAAGTCCAACGAGGAAGCGCTCCAGGTGATCATGGAGGCGATCGCCAAAGCCGGCTACCAGCCCGGCGAACAGATCCGGATCGCCCTCGACCCGGCCTCGACCGAGTTCTACGACGCCAAGTCGGGCAAGTACAACCTCAAGGCGGAGGGGAAAAAGCTCTCGTCGAGCGAAATGATCGACTTCTACGAACGCCTGTGCGACAAGTACCCGATCATCTCGATCGAGGACGGGCTGGCGGAGGACGACTGGAAGGGGTGGAAAGAGATGACCGAGCGGCTGGGGAGCCGGATCCAGCTGGTCGGCGACGATCTGTTCGTGACGAACATCAAGCGGCTCGGGCGGGGGATCGCGGAGGGGATCGCCAATTCGATTCTCATCAAGCTGAACCAGATCGGAACGCTGACTGAGACGCTCGACGCGATCCGCATGGCGCAGCACGCGGGGTATACGGCGGTCGTGTCGCACCGGTCGGGGGAGACGGAAGACGCGACGATCGCGGACGTGGTGGTGGCGACCAGCGCGGGGCAGATCAAGACGGGGTCGATGTCGCGGACCGACCGGATCGCGAAGTACAACCAGCTCCTCCGGATCGAGGAGCAGATCGGCAAATATGCGGAGTACCCGGGAATGAACGCCTTTTCGAGCGTGCGGAGGTAG